The region TTACATCCGGGCCAATAAACCTCTGTTCATAATCGATTTTTGGAACGACGCGCCTTATGTTGGAGGTTGCATTGCCGCAAAGCATTATTCCCATGTAACCAATTTCGGCGATGTCGAACCGTGTATTTTTACTCATTTCGCGCAAGCGAATATAAAAAATGTTTCCTTGAAGGACGCGATGGACTGTGATTTCTTTAAAGAAATAAGAAAACGCCAACCATACAGCCCGAATCTTTTAACGCCCTGTATGTTGATAGACAACCCGCAAGTCAGCCGGGAACTTTGTCAAACTTGCAAAGTTCGACCAACGCATCCAGGAGCCCAGACCTTAATGAACGAGTTAAAGGGCGACATTGACAGATACTCAATCCAAGTGCACCAGATTTTTGACAAAATTTGGGAAGATGAACATAAAAAATAGTAATAAAATTACGTTATGCAGTTATGCCGAAAGACAAACTAACAAAGCTTTTGGATATAAAATATCCGATTATCCAAGGCGGCATGGCCGGAATTTCGGAATCAATGCTGGTGTCGGCAGTGTCTAATGCCGGGGGCTTGGGCGTTATTGGTTCGGGATTTGCGTCTCCGGAATGGCTGGCCGAAGAAATTAAAAAGACCAAGACGCTTACCGATAAACCGTTCGGGGTGAATTTATTGATGCAGAATCCCCAAGTTGGCGATTTGGTTAAAGTGGCTGTTGATGCGAAAGTTCCCGCAATTTTTACGGGTGGCGGGAATCCTTTACCGTTGATGTTCTGTTTAAAAAAAGCGGGAATAAAAATAATTCCCGTAGTTCCTTCGGTGAGATTGGCGGTAAAAATGGAGCAGGCGGGAGCGGACGCGGTAGTAGTGGAAGGGCTGGAATCGGGCGGCCATATCGGAGAAAACACGACCATGTGTTTGGTGCCGCAGGCGGCCCACGCCGTAAAAAACGTTCCGGTTATCGCCGCAGGAGGAATTTGCGACCACAAAACATTCATTGCCGCTTTGGTTTTGGGGGCTGACGGCGTACAAATGGGGACGCGCTTTTTGGCCTCATGCGAATGCCGAATTCACGAAAATTACAAGAAAGCGGTTATAAATGCCAGCGACGAAGATATTATTGTGGTTGCTCGTTCGACCAAACATCCATTACGGTTGATCAAAAACAAATTCGCTGACCGGATTGATAAAATTGAAAGCGAGAAAATCGATTTGAAAACAGATCGTTTTTCGGGCGCGATGGTTATAAATGGCAATACCGATATGTCGCCGCTGTTATGCGGTATTTGTGCGGGCAGTATCCGCCAAATTAAAACTTGCGACGAAATTATCAAAGAAATAGTCGGCGAATCGAATCGGAATCCTAAATTTGTTGATGAATTTATTATGGATTGCCAAAAAGCTGTTAGCAATTAAACATCAAAACTATGGATACACTTGTTTCGATTGCTTCAAGAACGGTTCTTGCCTTTCCGATAAAGAGATTGCTTATCAAGAAAATAACCGGCCTAGAAAACATTCCCGAAAAAGGTAACTTTATTCTGGTATCAAATCATTTAAGCCATGTTGATTCTCTCATGTGCGGTTATTTGATGACACCGCGCAAATTTACTTTCTTAAGCCAAACCGATCAATATTCCGGGTTGAAAAAAGTTTTGCGAAATACCGTCTATT is a window of Candidatus Nealsonbacteria bacterium DGGOD1a DNA encoding:
- a CDS encoding nitronate monooxygenase, with amino-acid sequence MPKDKLTKLLDIKYPIIQGGMAGISESMLVSAVSNAGGLGVIGSGFASPEWLAEEIKKTKTLTDKPFGVNLLMQNPQVGDLVKVAVDAKVPAIFTGGGNPLPLMFCLKKAGIKIIPVVPSVRLAVKMEQAGADAVVVEGLESGGHIGENTTMCLVPQAAHAVKNVPVIAAGGICDHKTFIAALVLGADGVQMGTRFLASCECRIHENYKKAVINASDEDIIVVARSTKHPLRLIKNKFADRIDKIESEKIDLKTDRFSGAMVINGNTDMSPLLCGICAGSIRQIKTCDEIIKEIVGESNRNPKFVDEFIMDCQKAVSN